The sequence below is a genomic window from Ovis aries strain OAR_USU_Benz2616 breed Rambouillet chromosome 19, ARS-UI_Ramb_v3.0, whole genome shotgun sequence.
CTGAGCCTCGATCTAGGGCTTTCCAGATGGAGCCCGGTCTgggtccccttctccaccctacCCTGCAACCAAGCAACCTCAGCCAGCTGCTCTGCATACCAGGGACTCCGAGAAAGTTCACTCTGCTGTGAACCAGGAAGAGGGGTTTGAATTCACGGGCCAAGGGGTGGTCAGTGGTGTGCACGCCATCTGCCAGGCCCAGGCTTAGGTGTGCAGGGTGCTGGGGAGAGGCCCTGACCTGGCCTGCTGTCATTGAGCGGGCGCCTGCTGCCCCCGGCCCTAAGCACGGGCTGGTGTCTCTGGCAGGGGGCAGGCGGGCCCACCCCTCCCAGGAAGCGGCTGAGTCCACTCCTCGACCCCCTCACCGTAGCCACCTTCAGGGTCCAGCCACCTGAGCATCCGGGGAGGGCCAGCCTGGCTGGGTCCAGGGAGCTTCACGCCCACGTGCCCACCACCCATTCCACGGAGGAGAAAGCCGAGGCCCAAGAGGAGGTGAGCGGTCCCCTGTCCAGTCGGGCCCCGCTGGCCCTCGGGCCCGGGCGGAGGCAGGCCGCCGGGCCCTCACTGCCACTGTCCCCGCAGCCCTCCCGCCCGATGCCCGCGTGGGTGGCGCTGCTGTTGGTCTGGGCGGCCGCCGAGGCCTCCGAGGGCTGCCCGGCCGCGTGCGCCTGCCGCGCGCTGGACACCATGGGGCTGCAGGTGGACTGCCGCGGCCGCGGGCTCGAGGCGCTCCCCGCCCTGCCGGCCCCCACGCGCCAGCTCCTGCTGACCAACAACAGCCTGCGGAGCGTGCCCCCCGGCGCCTTCGACCACCTGCCGCAGCTGCAGGCCCTGGACCTGGAGCACAACCCGTGGCGCTGCGACTGCGACCTCGTCTACCTGCGCCTCTGGCTGGAGGACCGCGCGCCCGAGCAGCTGCAGCGCCTGCGCTGCGCCGGCCCCGCCCACGCCGCGGGCCGCGCGCCCGCCCAGCTcagcggctgggagctgggcgCCTGCGGCTGGAGCCTGCGCGAGTCCTGGGCCTGCCCGGGGCCCTGGTGGGACGCGGCGCTGGTGGTCGTGGCCGCGCTGGGCCTGGCTCTCCTGGGGAGCCTGCTGTGCACCGTCGCGGTGCCCCGGGCCAGTCGCCAGTAGCTCAGAAGAAACCCGCCGCCAGCCAGCCCTTATGCAGGCTCGGAGGTGCTTCCCTCCTAGCGCCCTGGAAACCCGCATCCCTGTGTTTAGACACTGATCCGGGCTTCCCTATTCCCCGAGTTCCTAGTAAAATGGCTGGGTCCACCTCCACCTCCCGCCCTCCAACTACCCCCAACCCCATCTCTGGAAAACCCAGGGCCCTTTCCCCGCTCCCGCCCGGTTCTCATGCCTCCTGGCTGCTGGCACCCACGCCCCACCCTGGCCACGTGACTGCCCACAGCCTGGGATGGATGCTGGAAGCACGTGTCCCCCGTCTGAGTAAACCAGGGCTCTGGCAGAGGATGCGTCGTCCAAGGTTGCAAACCAGCCCAGCGTCTGAGTGGAGGCCGGTGGGGCACCCAGTGTCTGTCTCAGAAGGGGACCCAGGGCAGGCAGGGGCAGCGTGTGGGCTCGGAGCCCCGCTGGGGGACTCTGGGTGCGTGGCTGCTGGGGCCATCTCCAAGCGTCA
It includes:
- the GP9 gene encoding platelet glycoprotein IX, producing the protein MPAWVALLLVWAAAEASEGCPAACACRALDTMGLQVDCRGRGLEALPALPAPTRQLLLTNNSLRSVPPGAFDHLPQLQALDLEHNPWRCDCDLVYLRLWLEDRAPEQLQRLRCAGPAHAAGRAPAQLSGWELGACGWSLRESWACPGPWWDAALVVVAALGLALLGSLLCTVAVPRASRQ